The Arachis duranensis cultivar V14167 chromosome 2, aradu.V14167.gnm2.J7QH, whole genome shotgun sequence genome has a window encoding:
- the LOC107474151 gene encoding uncharacterized protein LOC107474151: MTDNSPEDGHATTDSEHENLNTGNNDADMALHQEANDQHKEDPKHHLSNFKSQMYLANASDATRCKAFPTTLTKVAKKWFDSLPPRLVTSFDDLSRKFLMRFSIQKDKVKHAPSLLGVKQEVEEPLRNYMKRFNKACLEIQDLPTEAIIMGLVNGLREGSFSQSISKRQPTSLNDVQERAEKYINIEENARLREPSWRLGHYHLLKEKERESKKKKEIGVEKSRRYHSYTPLKVSLIDVYREICHTERLPPPRPIKNKKGESRDDYCEYYKMYGHPTNDCYDLKNVIEKLAREGRLDRYLVERSDKHGKRKRDDSNQRDPPPQTPERHVHMISEGFGGGGLTKSSRKRHLKRVYQVRSETPDLPTISFTKEDGQGIILGHDDLVVITMILVNAHLHITLVDQGSSVDILFKPAFDKLGLDERELKAYLDTLYGLEDMPIKPLGYIPLHTTFGTGEKSKTLSVDFVFVDVGSAYNALIGRTTLNRLRAVVSTLHLCIKFPTPKGIATVRGDQKLARKCYNKSLNLRGKGKKVHTIELGGVKAKEELWPQQGEKHEEQARGKLERTIQN, from the exons ATGACGGACAACTCACCCGAAGATGGCCACGCCACGACCGATTCagaacatgaaaatttgaacaCAGGAAACAATGATGCGGATATGGCCCTTCACCAGGAAGCGAATGACCAACACAAAGAAG atccaaagcatcatctgagcaacttcaaaagtcaGATGTACCTGGCCAACGCTTCTGATGCCACTCGCTGtaaagctttcccgaccaccTTGACGAAAGTAGCGAagaagtggttcgacagcctcCCTCCAAGATTGGTCACGAGCTTCGACGACCTCTCGAGGAAATTTCTGATGCGGTTCTCCATTCAAAAAGACAAGGTAAAACACGCACCGAGCCTCCTAGGTGTGAAACAGGAGGTCGAAGAACCTTTAAGAAACTACAtgaaaaggttcaacaaagcgtgcttggagattcaagacctgcccacgGAGGCAATAATCATGGGCCTAGTAAATGGACTCAGGGAAGGCTCCTTCTCCCAGTCCATATCAAAAAGGCAACCTACCTCCTTGAATGATGTACAGGAAAGAGccgaaaagtacatcaacatagaGGAAAACGCTAGACTACGAGAGCCAAGTTGGCGGCTTGGGCACTATCACCtgttgaaagagaaagagagagagtccaagaagaagaaggagatcgGCGTAGAGAAGTCGAGGagatatcactcttatactcctctgaaAGTTTCCCTAATCGATGTGTATAGGGAAATCTGTCATACTGAAAGGCTTCCACCCCCTAGGCCCATCAAGAACAAAAAGGGGGAGAGTCGTGACGACTACTGCGAATACTATAAAATGTATGGTCACCCTACAAATGACTGTTACGACCTAAAAAACGTGATAGAAAAACTGGCCAGGGAAGGTCGGCTCGACAGATATCTCGTAGAAAGGTCGGACAAACATGGAAAAAGGAAGCGAGATGATAGTAACCAAAGAGACCCACCACCACAGACCCCAGAGAGACATGTACACATGATCTCGGAGGGATTTGGAGGAGGAGGGCTCACTAAGTCATCTCGCAAGAGGCATCTAAAGCGGGTCTACCAGGTCAGGAGCGAGACTCCCGATCTCCCAACCATCtcattcaccaaagaagatgggcaagggatCATCCTTGGGCATGATGACCTGGTGGTGATAACCATGATCCTGGtaaatgcccatctccacataACCTTGGTGGATCAAGGGAGCTCGGTTGACATACTCTTCAAGCCAGCATTTGACAAACTAGGGTTGGATGAAAGGGAGCTAAAAGCTTACCTGGACACCCTTTATGGATTAGAAGACATGCCAATAAAGCCACTAGGATACATACCCCTCCACACGACCTTTGGAACGGGGGAAAAATCCAAAACTCTGAGTGTCGACTTTGTATTCGTTGATGTTGGGTCGGCGTATAATGCCTTAATTGGCAGAACTACCCTAAACCGGCTCAGAGCGGTGGTGTCAACCCTTCACCTTTGCATAAAATTTCCAACGCCTAAGGGAATAGCGACGGTGCGGGGAGACCAAAAATTGGCAAGAAAGTGCTACAATAAGAGCTTGAACCTCagaggaaagggcaagaaaGTTCACACCATAGAGCTCGGTGGGGTAAAAGCTAAAGAAGAGCTGTGGCCGCAACAGGGGGAAAAACATGAAGAG CAAGCTCGCggcaaattggaaaggaccatacAAAATTAG